A region of Streptomyces deccanensis DNA encodes the following proteins:
- a CDS encoding NAD(P)/FAD-dependent oxidoreductase yields MVDADQTFVIVGGGLAGAKAAETLRAEGFTGRVILICDERDHPYERPPLSKGYLLGKEERDSVFVHEPSWYARHDIELHLGQTVDAIDRTARTVRFGDDGTLVHYDKLLLATGAEPRRLDIPGTDLAGVHHLRRLAHAERLKGVLGALGRDNGHLVIAGAGWIGLEVAAAAREYGAEVTVVEPEPTPLHGVLGPELGNLFAELHREHGVRFHFGARLTEIVGQDGMVLAARTDTGEEHPAHDVLAAIGAAPRTGLAEAAGLEIADRAHGGGIVVDAGLRTSDPSIYAAGDVVSFPHALFGTRLRVEHWANALNGGPAAARSMLGKDVTYDRVPYFFSDQYDLGMEYSGWAPPGSYDQVLIRGDAGKREFIAFWVKEGRVLAGMNVNVWDVTEPIQKLIRSRARVDVDALSNPQVPLESLIA; encoded by the coding sequence GTGGTCGACGCGGATCAGACATTCGTCATCGTCGGAGGCGGTCTCGCCGGCGCGAAGGCGGCCGAGACGCTCCGAGCGGAGGGCTTCACCGGCCGCGTGATACTGATCTGCGACGAACGCGACCACCCCTACGAGCGTCCGCCGCTCTCCAAGGGCTACCTGCTCGGCAAGGAGGAGCGCGACAGCGTCTTCGTCCACGAGCCGTCCTGGTACGCGCGCCACGACATCGAGCTCCACCTCGGCCAGACCGTCGACGCGATCGACCGCACGGCCAGGACCGTCCGCTTCGGCGACGACGGCACCCTCGTCCACTACGACAAACTGCTGCTCGCGACCGGCGCCGAGCCCCGCCGCCTGGACATCCCGGGCACCGATCTCGCGGGCGTCCACCATCTGCGCCGCCTCGCCCACGCCGAGCGCCTGAAGGGAGTCCTCGGGGCCCTCGGCCGGGACAACGGCCACCTGGTCATCGCCGGCGCCGGCTGGATCGGCCTGGAAGTGGCGGCGGCGGCCCGCGAGTACGGCGCGGAGGTCACCGTCGTCGAGCCGGAACCGACGCCGCTGCACGGCGTCCTCGGCCCCGAACTCGGCAACCTCTTCGCGGAACTGCACCGCGAGCACGGCGTCCGCTTCCACTTCGGGGCAAGGCTCACGGAGATCGTCGGCCAGGACGGGATGGTCCTCGCGGCCCGCACGGACACGGGGGAGGAGCACCCGGCGCACGACGTCCTCGCGGCCATCGGCGCCGCCCCGCGCACCGGCCTGGCGGAGGCCGCCGGGCTGGAGATCGCGGACCGCGCCCACGGCGGGGGCATCGTGGTGGACGCGGGGCTCCGCACGTCCGACCCCTCCATCTACGCGGCCGGTGACGTCGTGTCCTTCCCGCACGCCCTCTTCGGCACCCGGCTCCGCGTCGAGCACTGGGCCAACGCGCTCAACGGCGGCCCCGCCGCCGCCCGCTCGATGCTCGGCAAGGACGTCACGTACGACCGGGTGCCCTACTTCTTCTCCGACCAGTACGACCTGGGGATGGAGTACTCGGGATGGGCGCCGCCCGGCTCGTACGACCAGGTGCTGATCCGGGGCGACGCGGGGAAGCGGGAGTTCATCGCGTTCTGGGTGAAGGAGGGGCGGGTGCTGGCCGGGATGAACGTGAACGTGTGGGATGTCACTGAGCCGATCCAGAAACTGATCCGGTCCCGGGCGCGGGTCGACGTGGACGCGCTCTCGAATCCTCAGGTACCGCTGGAGAGTCTGATCGCCTAG
- a CDS encoding deoxyguanosinetriphosphate triphosphohydrolase, whose product MEGTTPPSPATPPTHDTPAAYPPPSAERYAPEPDKRPGRTAFQRDRARVLHSAALRRLAGKTQVVTPGTRSQVWDASPRTRLTHSLECAQVGRELGAALGCDPDLVEAACLSHDLGHPPFGHNGEQALNEFAEDCGGFEGNAQSLRLLTRIEPKRFVRSPESGDLVSVGLNLTRAALDAATKYPWPRGGHPTDPASPKFGVYDDDRPVFDWVRKDAPGTSTTFEAQVMDWSDDVAYSVHDVEDGLHAGHIDPNCLHAEPERQAVFEVARGRYVPADTDPAELAAALDRLLDQEWWPHGYDGTAVAQARLKDATSQLIGRFCLAAEGATRQAYGSGPLTRYAAELVVPREARLECAVLKAVADRYVMQRAEQERLRADQRIVVAELAEALTARAPEGLEPQFRALFDAASDDRARKRVIVDQIASLTDTSARALHARLTGRM is encoded by the coding sequence ATGGAAGGCACCACACCCCCCAGCCCTGCCACCCCGCCCACCCACGACACCCCGGCCGCCTACCCCCCGCCCTCCGCGGAGCGCTACGCCCCGGAGCCCGACAAACGCCCCGGCCGCACCGCCTTCCAACGCGACCGCGCCCGCGTACTGCACTCCGCGGCCCTGCGCAGACTCGCCGGCAAGACCCAGGTCGTCACCCCCGGCACCCGCAGCCAGGTCTGGGACGCGAGCCCCCGCACCCGCCTCACCCACTCCCTGGAGTGCGCCCAGGTGGGCCGCGAGCTGGGCGCCGCCCTCGGCTGCGACCCCGACCTCGTGGAGGCGGCCTGCCTCTCCCACGACCTCGGCCACCCCCCTTTCGGCCACAACGGCGAACAGGCGCTCAACGAATTCGCCGAGGACTGCGGCGGTTTCGAGGGCAACGCCCAGTCCCTGCGCCTCCTGACCCGCATCGAGCCCAAGCGCTTCGTGCGCTCCCCGGAGTCGGGCGACCTCGTCAGCGTCGGCCTCAACCTCACCCGCGCCGCGCTGGACGCCGCCACCAAGTACCCCTGGCCGCGCGGCGGTCACCCCACCGACCCCGCGTCGCCCAAGTTCGGCGTGTACGACGACGACCGGCCCGTCTTCGACTGGGTCCGCAAGGACGCCCCCGGCACCAGCACGACCTTCGAGGCCCAGGTCATGGACTGGTCCGACGACGTGGCGTACTCCGTGCACGACGTCGAGGACGGCCTGCACGCCGGCCACATCGACCCCAACTGCCTGCACGCGGAACCCGAACGCCAGGCGGTGTTCGAGGTGGCCCGCGGCCGGTACGTCCCCGCGGACACCGACCCGGCCGAACTCGCCGCCGCCCTCGACCGCCTCCTCGACCAGGAGTGGTGGCCGCACGGCTACGACGGAACGGCCGTCGCACAGGCCCGGTTGAAGGACGCCACCAGCCAGCTCATCGGCCGCTTCTGCCTCGCCGCCGAAGGTGCCACCCGGCAGGCGTACGGCAGCGGCCCCCTCACCCGGTACGCCGCCGAACTGGTCGTCCCGCGCGAGGCGCGGCTGGAGTGCGCCGTGCTGAAGGCCGTCGCCGACCGCTATGTGATGCAGCGGGCCGAGCAGGAGCGCCTCCGCGCCGACCAGCGGATCGTCGTCGCCGAACTGGCCGAGGCGCTCACCGCCCGCGCACCGGAGGGACTCGAACCCCAGTTCCGCGCGCTGTTCGACGCGGCCTCGGACGACCGCGCCCGCAAGCGGGTGATCGTCGACCAGATCGCTTCCCTGACCGACACCTCCGCCCGCGCGCTGCACGCGAGGCTGACGGGTCGGATGTGA
- a CDS encoding sirohydrochlorin chelatase yields the protein MTATTSKSNADLDSTAHIMNLISDQLATQLSLVSRDGTRRPAPPALVLVAHGSRDPRALATVRTLMERVREQRPGLAVHLGHIELNEPLLPDTLAALGDREAVLVPLLLSRGYHVKQDIPEMAAAAEARTRLAAPLGPHALLVETLHARLVEAGWRTRMSEARRRTSAVVLAAAGSRDPEAAEDTGRTARLLADRLGVPVIPAYASAAAPTVPEAVRTLTAQGRTRIALASYFTAPGRFARECAEAAPGITAAPLGAHPSMASLILHRYDEALAAPGTTTERALAVA from the coding sequence ATGACGGCGACGACGAGCAAGTCGAACGCGGACCTCGACAGTACGGCGCACATCATGAACCTGATCAGTGACCAGCTGGCCACCCAGCTCAGCCTCGTCTCCCGCGACGGAACCCGGCGCCCCGCCCCACCGGCGCTCGTCCTGGTCGCCCACGGCAGCCGCGACCCACGCGCCCTGGCGACCGTACGCACCCTCATGGAGCGCGTCCGCGAGCAGCGCCCCGGCCTCGCCGTGCACCTCGGCCACATCGAGCTGAACGAACCGCTGCTCCCCGACACCCTCGCCGCCCTCGGCGACCGGGAAGCGGTGCTCGTCCCCCTCCTCCTCAGCCGTGGCTACCACGTCAAGCAGGACATCCCCGAGATGGCCGCGGCCGCCGAGGCCCGCACCCGCCTGGCCGCGCCGCTCGGCCCGCACGCCCTCCTCGTCGAGACCCTGCACGCCCGCCTCGTCGAGGCGGGCTGGCGCACCCGGATGAGCGAGGCGCGCCGCCGCACGAGCGCCGTGGTGCTGGCCGCCGCGGGCTCCCGCGACCCCGAGGCCGCCGAGGACACCGGCCGCACGGCCCGCCTCCTCGCCGACCGCCTGGGCGTCCCGGTGATCCCCGCCTACGCCTCGGCCGCCGCCCCCACGGTCCCCGAAGCCGTCCGCACCCTCACCGCCCAGGGCCGCACCCGCATAGCCCTCGCCTCCTACTTCACGGCCCCCGGCCGCTTCGCCAGGGAGTGCGCGGAAGCGGCCCCGGGCATCACGGCGGCCCCCCTGGGCGCCCACCCGTCGATGGCGAGCCTGATCCTGCACCGCTACGACGAGGCACTGGCCGCCCCCGGGACGACGACGGAACGAGCCCTGGCAGTGGCATAG
- a CDS encoding SanA/YdcF family protein, whose amino-acid sequence MRRIGRVVRAVRLPRTRAGRRRAVQVVMLLCVLALLPSTWMFTAAGDRLRTTADAPRTEVAVVFGAGLWQGEPSPYLARRLDAAAELYRSGRIKVVLVTGDNSRVEYDEPDAMRGYLTEHGVPDDRIVSDYAGFDTWDSCVRAKKIFGVDRAVLVSQGFHIRRAVALCEEAGVESYGVGVQDRHDATWYYGATRELFAAGKASLDALFEPDPRFLGPEETGVEKALASAGRSPEEAP is encoded by the coding sequence GTGAGGCGTATCGGGCGGGTCGTGCGCGCCGTTCGGCTGCCGCGTACGCGGGCGGGGCGGCGGCGGGCCGTGCAGGTGGTGATGCTGCTGTGCGTGCTGGCGCTGCTGCCGTCGACCTGGATGTTCACGGCGGCGGGTGACCGGCTGCGGACCACGGCCGACGCGCCGCGCACGGAGGTCGCGGTGGTGTTCGGCGCCGGGCTGTGGCAGGGCGAGCCGTCGCCGTATCTCGCGCGCCGGCTGGACGCGGCGGCCGAGTTGTACCGGTCGGGCAGGATCAAGGTGGTCCTGGTCACCGGCGACAACAGCCGCGTGGAGTACGACGAGCCGGACGCGATGCGCGGCTACCTCACCGAGCACGGCGTGCCCGACGACCGGATCGTCAGCGACTACGCCGGGTTCGACACCTGGGACTCCTGCGTCCGCGCCAAGAAGATCTTCGGCGTGGACCGGGCGGTCCTCGTCAGCCAGGGCTTCCACATACGCCGGGCGGTCGCGCTGTGCGAGGAGGCGGGCGTCGAGTCGTACGGCGTCGGTGTGCAGGACCGGCACGACGCGACCTGGTACTACGGGGCCACCCGGGAGCTGTTCGCGGCGGGCAAGGCCTCCCTGGACGCCCTGTTCGAGCCGGACCCCCGCTTCCTCGGACCGGAGGAAACGGGGGTCGAGAAGGCACTCGCGTCGGCGGGGCGAAGCCCTGAGGAAGCGCCTTAG
- a CDS encoding molybdopterin oxidoreductase family protein: MPNSATPTHCPYCALQCGMNLTPGADGTEGVVVVTERADFPVNRGALCGKGRTAPAVLSSRVRLTSPLVRRAGNLEPASWDEALDRIAEGLTRTRTEHGPDACGVFGGGGLTNEKAYLLGKFARIVLGTSQIDYNGRFCMSSAAAAGTKAFGLDRGLPFPLEDIPRTGCVILVGSNLAETMPPALRYLTELKENGGTLIVIDPRRTRTAEQADLHLSPRPGTDLALALGLLHLIVAEGRVDEEYIRERTSGWEEARAAAMAHWPEYVERITGVSVPELREAVRLFCEPEHAMVLTARGPEQQSKGTDTVGAWINLTLATGRAGRPLSGYGCLTGQGNGQGGREHGQKADQLPGYRKLVDPEARRHVAEVWGVDPDSLPGPGRSAYELLDALGTDIKSLLLMASNPVVSAPRAAHIEDRIKSLDFLAVCDVVLSETAALADVVLPVTQWAEETGTMTNLEGRVLLRRRAITPPDGVRSDLEIMHELADRLGVEKGFPTDAEEVFEELRRASAGGPADYSGITYRRLAEENGVFWPCPTPVSAPAPDAAPEPAPVPDVHPGTPRLFLDRFATEDGRARFAPVSHRAAAEEPDAEYPVLLTTGRVVAQYQSGAQTRRVDELNAAAPGPFVELHPRLAERLGAAEGDPVAVVSRRGRAVAPARITTAIRPDTVFMPFHWPGEGRANSLTNPALDPTSRMPEFKTCAVRVEAVGK, encoded by the coding sequence ATGCCGAACTCCGCGACGCCCACCCACTGCCCGTACTGCGCCCTGCAGTGCGGGATGAACCTGACGCCCGGTGCGGACGGGACCGAAGGGGTCGTAGTGGTCACGGAGCGCGCGGACTTCCCGGTGAACCGGGGAGCGCTGTGCGGCAAGGGCCGTACGGCGCCGGCGGTGCTCTCGTCCCGGGTCAGGCTGACCAGTCCCTTGGTCAGAAGGGCGGGCAACCTGGAACCCGCCTCCTGGGACGAGGCACTCGACCGGATCGCCGAGGGGCTCACCCGCACGCGGACGGAACATGGCCCGGACGCGTGCGGAGTGTTCGGCGGCGGCGGGCTGACCAACGAGAAGGCGTATCTGCTCGGCAAGTTCGCGCGGATCGTCCTCGGCACCTCGCAGATCGACTACAACGGCCGCTTCTGCATGTCCTCGGCGGCCGCCGCCGGGACGAAGGCGTTCGGGCTGGACCGGGGGCTGCCGTTCCCGCTGGAGGACATCCCGAGGACGGGGTGCGTGATCCTCGTAGGGTCCAACCTCGCGGAGACCATGCCGCCGGCGCTGCGCTACCTCACCGAGCTGAAGGAGAACGGCGGCACGCTGATCGTCATCGATCCGCGCCGCACCCGTACGGCCGAACAGGCCGACCTGCACCTGTCCCCGCGCCCGGGCACCGACCTCGCCCTCGCCCTCGGTCTGCTGCACCTGATCGTGGCCGAGGGGCGGGTGGACGAGGAGTACATCCGCGAGCGGACCAGCGGTTGGGAGGAGGCGCGGGCGGCGGCCATGGCGCACTGGCCGGAGTACGTGGAACGGATCACGGGGGTGTCCGTTCCCGAACTCCGCGAGGCGGTACGGCTGTTCTGCGAGCCCGAGCACGCGATGGTGCTCACGGCGCGCGGGCCCGAGCAGCAGTCCAAGGGCACGGACACCGTCGGCGCGTGGATCAACCTCACGCTGGCGACGGGCCGCGCCGGCCGGCCGCTGTCCGGGTACGGGTGTCTCACCGGGCAGGGCAACGGGCAGGGCGGGCGCGAGCACGGCCAGAAGGCCGACCAGCTGCCCGGCTACCGCAAGCTGGTCGACCCCGAGGCGCGGCGCCACGTCGCCGAGGTCTGGGGCGTCGACCCGGACAGCCTGCCCGGGCCGGGCCGCAGCGCGTACGAGCTGCTCGACGCGCTCGGCACCGACATCAAGTCCCTGCTGCTGATGGCCTCCAACCCGGTGGTGTCGGCGCCGCGCGCCGCGCACATCGAGGACCGGATCAAGTCGCTGGACTTCCTGGCCGTGTGCGACGTCGTGCTGTCGGAGACGGCGGCCCTCGCGGACGTCGTCCTGCCGGTGACGCAGTGGGCGGAGGAGACCGGCACGATGACCAACCTGGAGGGCCGGGTGCTGCTGCGGCGGCGCGCGATCACACCTCCCGACGGGGTCCGCAGCGACCTGGAGATCATGCACGAGCTGGCCGACCGGCTGGGCGTCGAGAAGGGCTTCCCGACCGACGCCGAGGAGGTCTTCGAGGAGCTGCGCCGGGCGAGCGCGGGCGGGCCCGCCGACTACTCGGGCATCACCTACCGGCGACTGGCCGAGGAGAACGGGGTGTTCTGGCCCTGCCCCACGCCGGTCTCCGCGCCCGCGCCGGACGCCGCGCCGGAACCGGCGCCCGTCCCGGACGTACACCCCGGCACCCCGCGGCTCTTCCTCGACCGGTTCGCCACGGAGGACGGCCGGGCCCGGTTCGCGCCCGTCTCGCATCGGGCGGCGGCCGAGGAACCGGACGCCGAGTACCCGGTGCTGCTCACCACCGGGCGGGTGGTCGCCCAGTACCAGTCGGGCGCCCAGACCCGGCGGGTCGACGAGCTGAACGCCGCCGCGCCGGGGCCGTTCGTGGAACTGCACCCCCGGCTGGCCGAGCGGCTCGGCGCGGCGGAGGGCGACCCGGTGGCCGTGGTCTCCCGCCGGGGGCGGGCCGTCGCCCCGGCCCGCATCACGACCGCCATCCGCCCCGACACGGTCTTCATGCCGTTCCACTGGCCGGGCGAGGGCCGCGCCAACTCCCTCACCAACCCCGCCCTCGACCCCACCTCCCGCATGCCGGAGTTCAAGACGTGCGCGGTGCGGGTGGAGGCCGTGGGGAAGTAG
- a CDS encoding GAF domain-containing protein has protein sequence MHETAPNATAPNATVLNETAPRETALNETAPNATALNETVLKNARPEVEAWLAEFVERNGGFAGSVHLSEPAEEGEIVLVAAYNLPVSVRNGTAVIPIGKGMAGTAAQRREPVAVPDFQTDTTGVAVRAGRAAGSLGSLTLPVFDPADETLVAVVGLGFTERRDFTPEETAKYAEDAATVRMTL, from the coding sequence ATGCACGAGACAGCCCCGAACGCGACAGCCCCGAACGCGACCGTCCTGAACGAGACGGCGCCGCGCGAAACAGCCCTGAACGAGACGGCCCCGAACGCGACCGCCCTGAACGAGACCGTCCTGAAGAACGCGCGCCCCGAAGTGGAGGCGTGGCTCGCCGAGTTCGTCGAGCGCAACGGTGGCTTCGCCGGCTCCGTCCACCTCTCCGAGCCCGCCGAGGAGGGCGAGATCGTCCTCGTCGCCGCCTACAACCTGCCGGTCTCGGTGCGCAACGGCACCGCCGTGATCCCGATCGGCAAGGGCATGGCCGGGACGGCCGCGCAGCGCCGCGAGCCCGTCGCCGTCCCCGACTTCCAGACCGACACGACCGGCGTCGCCGTCCGCGCGGGCCGCGCCGCCGGCTCCCTGGGCTCCCTCACCCTCCCCGTCTTCGACCCGGCGGACGAGACCCTCGTCGCCGTCGTCGGCCTGGGCTTCACGGAACGCCGTGACTTCACCCCCGAGGAGACTGCGAAGTACGCCGAGGACGCGGCCACGGTGCGCATGACCCTCTGA
- a CDS encoding gamma-glutamylcyclotransferase family protein: protein MLPFFVYGTLRPGEPNHDLFLCGRTVAEEPARMRGMALYDGPGYPYAVESLGDGAGEGRGGAVEVSGEIVTAAPEDYAELLRVLDRLEEYAPGDPANLYERVERPAILADGTAVRAWVYVAAPTVAAGLRARGKLIESGDWRLRG from the coding sequence GTGCTGCCCTTCTTCGTCTACGGCACCCTCCGCCCCGGCGAGCCCAACCACGACCTCTTCCTGTGCGGCCGCACCGTCGCGGAGGAACCGGCCCGGATGCGCGGCATGGCGCTCTACGACGGCCCGGGGTACCCGTACGCGGTGGAGAGCCTCGGCGACGGTGCCGGGGAGGGGCGCGGGGGAGCGGTCGAGGTGAGCGGCGAGATCGTCACCGCCGCCCCCGAGGACTACGCCGAACTCCTGCGCGTGCTGGACCGGTTGGAGGAGTACGCCCCGGGCGACCCGGCGAACCTCTACGAGCGGGTGGAACGCCCGGCCATCCTCGCCGACGGCACCGCCGTACGGGCCTGGGTCTACGTCGCCGCACCGACCGTCGCGGCCGGACTGCGGGCCAGGGGGAAGCTCATCGAGAGCGGTGACTGGCGACTGCGTGGATGA
- a CDS encoding M4 family metallopeptidase yields the protein MRRARHLRRPHLATTGTAVTAAALLAATLTPTAGAADRPDRSTAIAHAADVLRDRAASLGLTSAQETTVRDVIVDADGAQHVRYDRTYRELPVLGGDFVVHLNPGGEFRSANRATARALDIPSVTPTVKAPRAADIAAAALRAANVGETLRGLTSKPRLVVDALHGTPRLAWRTDALARDEAGNPVARTVVTDASTGRQIDAWDALESAAGDGRSLYGGTVPLETTVSGSTYQLKDPTRGDTYTGDAANQTDLCLLGICVQRAPATLLTDADNHWGTGTTTDRATAAVDAQYGTDTTWDYFKEVHGRNGIAGDGRGSYNRVHYGNGYNNAFWDDSCFCMTYGDGDGNLLGPLVSLDVAGHEMTHGVTSATADLTYSGEPGGLNEATSDIFGTLVEFSAENASDPGDWLVGEKVVRPGLGRPALRFMDQPSKDGSSVDCWSTAVRNLDVHYSSGVANHFAYLLAEGSGTRTIGGVRHSSTTCDGSTVTGIGKDKLGAIWYRALTVYMTSSTDYAGARTATLNAARDLYGAGSAEHDAVGAAWSAVAVG from the coding sequence ATGCGCCGAGCACGGCACCTTCGACGCCCGCACCTCGCCACCACCGGCACCGCCGTCACGGCCGCCGCGCTGCTGGCGGCGACGCTCACCCCCACCGCGGGTGCCGCCGACAGACCTGACCGGAGCACCGCGATCGCCCATGCCGCCGACGTCCTGCGGGACCGTGCGGCGAGTCTGGGGCTCACCTCCGCCCAGGAGACCACCGTACGGGACGTGATCGTGGACGCGGACGGCGCGCAGCACGTGCGCTACGACCGGACCTACCGCGAACTCCCGGTCCTCGGCGGCGACTTCGTCGTCCATCTCAACCCCGGCGGCGAGTTCCGAAGTGCGAACAGGGCGACCGCCCGCGCCCTCGACATCCCCAGCGTCACGCCCACGGTCAAGGCGCCCCGGGCCGCCGACATCGCCGCCGCCGCGCTGCGCGCCGCGAACGTCGGCGAGACGCTGCGCGGGCTGACGTCCAAGCCCCGACTGGTCGTCGACGCCCTGCACGGCACCCCCCGGCTGGCCTGGCGGACGGATGCGCTCGCCCGGGACGAGGCCGGCAACCCGGTCGCCCGCACGGTCGTGACGGACGCCTCGACGGGCAGGCAGATCGACGCCTGGGACGCGCTGGAGAGCGCCGCGGGCGACGGCAGGTCGCTCTACGGCGGCACGGTCCCGCTGGAGACGACCGTCTCCGGGTCGACGTACCAGCTGAAGGATCCGACCCGCGGCGACACGTACACCGGGGACGCCGCGAACCAGACCGACCTGTGCCTCCTCGGCATCTGCGTCCAGCGGGCGCCCGCGACGCTCCTCACCGACGCCGACAACCACTGGGGCACGGGCACGACCACGGACCGCGCCACCGCGGCCGTCGACGCGCAGTACGGCACCGACACCACCTGGGACTACTTCAAGGAGGTCCACGGCCGGAACGGCATCGCCGGCGACGGCCGGGGCTCGTACAACCGGGTCCACTACGGCAACGGCTACAACAACGCCTTCTGGGACGACAGTTGCTTCTGCATGACGTACGGCGACGGTGACGGGAACCTGCTCGGCCCGCTCGTCTCGCTGGACGTGGCCGGTCATGAGATGACCCACGGTGTCACCTCCGCGACGGCCGACCTGACGTACTCGGGCGAGCCGGGCGGCCTCAACGAGGCCACCTCGGACATATTCGGCACACTCGTCGAGTTCTCCGCGGAGAACGCCTCCGACCCCGGGGACTGGCTCGTCGGCGAGAAGGTCGTCCGCCCCGGCCTCGGAAGGCCGGCGCTCCGGTTCATGGACCAGCCCAGCAAGGACGGCTCCTCGGTGGACTGCTGGAGCACGGCGGTGCGGAACCTGGACGTCCACTACTCCTCGGGCGTCGCCAACCACTTCGCGTATCTCCTCGCGGAGGGCAGCGGCACCAGGACCATCGGCGGCGTTCGCCACTCCAGCACCACCTGCGACGGCTCGACGGTGACCGGCATCGGCAAGGACAAGCTGGGCGCGATCTGGTACCGGGCCCTGACCGTCTACATGACCTCGTCCACGGACTACGCCGGGGCGCGTACGGCGACCCTGAACGCGGCCCGCGACCTGTACGGGGCGGGGAGCGCCGAGCACGACGCGGTGGGGGCTGCGTGGAGTGCGGTGGCGGTGGGCTGA
- a CDS encoding TIGR03943 family putative permease subunit: MKRPLQALLLLLSGLGLLHATVVTDHYLRYVKPGMHLLLVASGALLLVLGAAEAWSLWRKARDEGEAGDDRQAAPTHDEAATHDEAVTHDEAVTHDEAVTHDEAVTHDEAHAHGHDHSTPPRVAWLLLLPALSLLFYAPPAIGAYTASREAPKAVAVTDQDDFDPLPKTSPLPITLTDFTTRVQQDRDRAIDGRTVEMTGFVTPDKGASAEGGGGDEATSWYLTRAIVSCCAADAQFVKVRVHGAPPPPADTWVTLTGTWHPSGTLGTRTAEAALDAHTVKKAPRPPNAYADAVPLTN; this comes from the coding sequence GTGAAACGACCCCTCCAGGCGCTCCTGCTCCTCCTCAGCGGCCTCGGCCTCCTGCACGCCACCGTCGTCACCGACCACTACCTGCGCTACGTCAAGCCGGGCATGCACCTCCTTCTCGTGGCCTCGGGCGCGCTGCTGCTCGTGCTGGGCGCGGCGGAGGCGTGGTCACTGTGGAGGAAGGCCAGGGACGAAGGTGAAGCCGGAGACGACCGACAAGCGGCCCCCACCCACGACGAAGCCGCCACCCACGACGAAGCCGTCACCCACGACGAAGCCGTCACCCACGACGAAGCCGTCACTCACGACGAAGCCGTCACTCACGACGAAGCCCACGCCCACGGCCACGACCACTCCACCCCGCCCCGAGTCGCCTGGCTCCTGCTCCTCCCCGCGCTGAGCCTGCTCTTCTACGCCCCGCCGGCGATCGGCGCGTACACGGCCTCCCGGGAGGCGCCCAAAGCGGTGGCGGTCACGGACCAGGACGACTTCGACCCCCTGCCGAAGACCTCACCGCTCCCGATCACCCTCACCGACTTCACCACCCGGGTGCAGCAGGACCGCGACCGGGCCATCGACGGCCGCACCGTGGAGATGACCGGCTTCGTCACCCCTGACAAGGGAGCATCCGCCGAGGGCGGCGGTGGTGACGAGGCCACCAGCTGGTACCTGACCCGCGCCATCGTCAGCTGCTGCGCCGCCGACGCCCAGTTCGTGAAGGTACGCGTCCACGGCGCCCCGCCCCCACCCGCCGACACCTGGGTCACCCTCACCGGCACCTGGCACCCCTCCGGCACCCTCGGCACGCGTACCGCCGAGGCCGCCCTGGACGCCCACACCGTGAAGAAGGCCCCCCGCCCACCCAACGCCTACGCCGACGCCGTCCCTCTCACCAACTGA